A portion of the Magnolia sinica isolate HGM2019 chromosome 17, MsV1, whole genome shotgun sequence genome contains these proteins:
- the LOC131231766 gene encoding UPF0481 protein At3g47200-like, producing the protein MEEANKMKEGAAVIDVNIPCSPNENLSCVISMKQKLASMGGNDKSSLPFTICRVPSAIRQSDESAYDPKIISIGPYHHRKPKLQLMEDHKWRYLHTFLDRNPNIRLESYIMMMKDLEVLSRSCYSGNIDMSSDLFVEMMVLDSCFIIEILLKQEKLPAATDLIYSESWILPLIAQDMLLLENQLPFFVLERSFALHGNSSSLSELASGFFEHIVGKNDKIPPTSNILHLLHLIHSRLLPKSQVGKIVSCMDYVNLQHHEQDNILPTILRRSVVWIDPKPPKYPMKIPPADALRDAGIKFCLKDDSGSFLEVEFKNGRMEMPLVSVYHSTNSLFRNFIAFEQCFPCCGSHFTSYAIFMDSIINTETDVVILNKADIIEHCLGSDQDVAILFNNLCNGIAFDFKDSFLNDLFKDVIDYMETPWHRWHARLMHDYFSNPWASLSAMAAIVVIFLTFVQTYISLYGYFKPPS; encoded by the coding sequence ATGGAGGAAGCGAATAAGATGAAAGAAGGTGCTGCTGTCATAGATGTCAATATTCCATGTTCTCCCAACGAAAATTTATCTTGCGTGATATCCATGAAACAGAAGCTGGCCTCCATGGGTGGAAATGACAAGTCATCACTCCCGTTCACCATATGCAGGGTCCCCTCAGCCATCCGCCAAAGCGATGAGAGCGCCTATGATCCTAAGATCATCTCAATCGGCCCATACCATCATCGAAAGCCGAAACTCCAACTCATGGAAGATCACAAATGGCGGTATCTCCATACATTTCTTGACCGCAACCCGAATATACGCTTGGAAAGTTACATCATGATGATGAAAGATTTGGAGGTGTTGTCCCGAAGCTGCTACTCGGGAAACATTGACATGAGTAGCGAtctgtttgtggaaatgatggtGCTCGATAGCTGTTTTATCATCGAGATCTTACTTAAACAAGAGAAGTTACCCGCAGCGACAGACCTCATCTATTCTGAAAGCTGGATCTTGCCACTTATAGCTCAGGACATGCTCCTCCTTGAAAACCAACTTCCTTTCTTTGTCCTCGAACGCTCATTCGCTCTACACGGCAACAGTTCTTCTCTGTCGGAGCTTGCTTCGGGATTCTTCGAGCATATCGTGGGCAAGAACGATAAAATCCCTCCCACAAGCAATATACTTCACCTACTCCATCTGATTCATTCCCGTCTGCTGCCGAAATCGCAAGTGGGTAAGATAGTCAGTTGCATGGACTACGTAAATCTCCAGCATCATGAGCAGGACAATATCCTGCCTACGATCTTGAGAAGATCTGTGGTATGGATAGACCCAAAACCGCCAAAATACCCCATGAAGATTCCTCCAGCTGATGCTCTACGAGATGCTGGAATTAAATTTTGTTTGAAGGACGATAGTGGGAGTTTCTTGGAAGTAGAATTCAAGAATGGGAGGATGGAGATGCCGCTCGTCTCTGTCTATCATTCCACTAATTCCCTCTTCCGCAATTTCATCGCTTTCGAGCAGTGCTTCCCTTGTTGTGGGAGCCACTTCACTAGCTACGCCATCTTCATGGATTCTATCATAAATACGGAGACTGACGTGGTTATTCTCAACAAagccgatatcatcgagcatTGTCTCGGCAGCGATCAGGACGTGGCCATTCTCTTCAATAATCTCTGCAACGGGATTGCTTTTGATTTCAAGGACTCGTTTCTCAATGACCTGTTTAAGGACGTGATCGATTATATGGAGACTCCATGGCACCGGTGGCACGCTCGTCTGATGCACGACTATTTCAGCAATCCGTGGGCCAGTCTGTCAGCGATGGCAGCCATTGTCGTCATTTTTCTCACCTTCGTTCAGACCTACATCTCTCTCTATGGCTATTTCAAACCTCCGTCCTAG
- the LOC131231765 gene encoding UPF0481 protein At3g47200-like, which translates to MKEGANNLNEGDVAIDVDIPWGPNKDISCVKSMKQKLAAMSRNCKPSRQFTICRVPPAIRQLDESAYDPKIISIGPYHHGKTSLQPMEEHKWRYLHTFLTRNPNISLEGYIMEMKALANSSRNCYSGNIDMCIDQFVEMMVLDGCFIIEILLKQKEAVTAGDPIYSESWALPLIAHDMLLLENQLPFFVLECSLHLHTKPFSLPELALDFFEHILRKNDKIPCTSKILHLLHLFHSRLLPESQVEKIFSRMDQSNPQCYKRANIHPRTVMRSPVSLDRKPPKHPKKIPSAEALEDAGIRFSLKEDGGSFLDVEFNRGRMEVPLVSISTNSLFRNFIAFEQCFPDCGNHFTSYAIFMDSIVNTEADVAILNDAKIVEHVLGSDQDVAHLFNDLCKGITIDFEDSFLASLFEDVTGFTETRWHRWQARLMRDYFSNPWTILSLIAAIVVLILTLVQTYFSIYGYFKPPS; encoded by the coding sequence ATGAAAGAAGGTGCTAACAACCTCAACGAAGGTGATGTTGCAATAGATGTCGATATTCCATGGGGCCCCAACAAAGACATATCCTGCGTGAAATCCATGAAACAGAAGCTCGCAGCCATGAGCAGAAATTGCAAGCCGTCTCGCCAGTTCACCATCTGCAGAGTCCCACCAGCCATCCGCCAATTAGACGAGAGCGCCTATGACCCCAAGATCATCTCCATCGGCCCATACCACCATGGCAAGACGAGCCTCCAACCCATGGAAGAACACAAATGGCGGTATCTCCACACATTCCTTACCCGCAATCCAAATATAAGCTTGGAAGGTTACATCATGGAGATGAAAGCTCTCGCAAATAGCTCCCGAAACTGCTACTCAGGAAACATCGACATGTGTATCGATCAGTTTGTGGAAATGATGGTGCTTGACGGCTGTTTCATCATCGAAATCCTACTTAAGCAGAAGGAGGCCGTCACAGCTGGAGACCCCATCTATTCTGAAAGCTGGGCATTGCCACTCATAGCCCACGACATGCTCCTCCTTGAAAACCAACTTCCTTTCTTCGTCCTTGAATGCTCATTACACTTACACACGAAGCCTTTTTCTCTCCCGGAACTCGCTTTGGATTTCTTCGAGCATATCCTGCGAAAGAACGATAAAATCCCTTGCACGAGCAAAATACTTCACTTGCTCCATCTGTTTCATTCCCGTCTGCTGCCAGAATCgcaggtggagaagatattcagCCGCATGGACCAATCCAATCCCCAGTGTTATAAGCGAGCCAACATCCATCCGAGGACTGTGATGAGATCGCCGGTATCGTTAGACCGTAAACCGCCAAAACACCCCAAGAAGATTCCTTCGGCAGAGGCTCTTGAAGATGCTGGAATCAGATTTTCTTTGAAGGAGGACGGTGGGAGTTTTTTGGATGTGGAATTCAACCGTGGGCGGATGGAGGTGCCGCTCGTTTCCATCTCTACTAATTCCCTCTTCCGTAACTTCATCGCCTTTGAGCAGTGCTTCCCTGACTGCGGGAACCACTTCACGAGCTACGCCATCTTCATGGACTCGATCGTGAATACAGAGGCAGACGTGGCAATCCTAAATGACGCTAAGATCGTCGAGCATGTGCTAGGCAGTGATCAGGACGTGGCTCACCTCTTCAATGATCTCTGCAAGGGGATCACCATCGATTTTGAGGACTCATTTCTGGCTAGCTTGTTTGAGGACGTAACCGGCTTCACGGAGACTCGGTGGCATAGGTGGCAGGCACGACTGATGCGTGACTATTTCAGCAACCCATGGACCATTCTGTCTTTGATCGCAGCCATTGTCGTCCTTATTCTCACCCTCGTTCAGACCTACTTCTCTATCTACGGCTATTTCAAACCTCCGTCTTAG